A region from the uncultured Bacteroides sp. genome encodes:
- the dut gene encoding dUTP diphosphatase, with translation MNIQVINKSGHSLPAYATELSAGMDIRANITEPVTMAPMQRCLIPTGLYIALPQGYEAQIRPRSGLAIKKGITVLNSPGTIDADYRGEICIILVNLSTDSFVVEDGERIAQMVIARHEQAEWQEVEILNETERGAGGFGHTGRG, from the coding sequence ATGAATATACAAGTCATTAATAAATCCGGGCATTCACTTCCTGCGTATGCCACAGAACTTTCTGCCGGGATGGATATCCGTGCCAATATAACGGAACCCGTAACTATGGCCCCTATGCAAAGATGTCTCATTCCTACAGGCTTATATATTGCACTTCCTCAGGGCTATGAAGCGCAGATTCGGCCCCGTAGTGGGTTGGCAATAAAAAAGGGCATTACCGTGCTCAACTCCCCGGGCACTATTGATGCCGATTATCGAGGAGAGATTTGTATTATTCTGGTGAATTTATCTACTGATTCGTTTGTTGTAGAAGATGGTGAACGTATTGCTCAGATGGTAATAGCCAGACATGAGCAGGCAGAATGGCAGGAAGTGGAAATACTCAACGAAACGGAGCGTGGGGCCGGTGGCTTTGGGCATACGGGCAGAGGTTGA
- a CDS encoding deoxyguanosinetriphosphate triphosphohydrolase: protein MDWKQLISAKRFGMEEFHEDRQENRSEFQRDYDRLVFSAPFRRLQNKTQVFPLPGSIFVHNRLTHSLEVSCVGRSLGNDSAKAILKKNPELNNSFLSEIGSIVSAACLAHDLGNPPFGHSGEKAISTYFSEGKGLSLKDKLSPQEWEDLTHFEGNANAFRLLTHQFEGRRKGGFALTYSTLASIVKYPFSSSLAGDKSKFGFFVSEEEAFQRIAAELGIHLLKEHPLKYTRYPLVYLVEAADDICYQMMDIEDAHKLKILTTEETKDLLMSYFDESKQEHIHKTFAIVSDRNEQIAYLRSSVIGLLIKECTRVFVENEVPIFNGTFKGSLIKNISTLPAEAYRRCTDVSFDKIYRSRDVVDIELAGFQVISTLLDLMINAVISPEKAYSKLLIDRVSGQYNIKAPALFERIQAVLDYVSGMTDVFALDLYRKINGNSLPAV from the coding sequence ATGGACTGGAAGCAATTAATCTCGGCAAAACGCTTCGGTATGGAAGAGTTTCACGAAGACAGACAAGAAAACCGTTCTGAATTTCAAAGAGATTATGATCGCCTTGTATTTTCTGCCCCTTTTCGCCGATTACAAAACAAAACACAAGTATTTCCGCTACCGGGCAGCATCTTTGTTCACAACCGCTTAACCCATAGCCTTGAGGTATCTTGCGTAGGGCGTTCGCTTGGCAATGACAGTGCAAAAGCAATACTTAAAAAGAACCCCGAATTAAATAATTCATTTCTTTCGGAAATAGGCTCTATTGTCTCGGCTGCTTGTCTGGCACATGACTTGGGCAATCCTCCTTTCGGGCATTCCGGTGAAAAGGCGATTTCAACTTATTTTTCAGAAGGAAAAGGATTGTCACTAAAAGATAAACTATCGCCCCAAGAATGGGAAGATCTGACTCATTTTGAAGGAAATGCCAATGCCTTTCGCTTACTTACTCATCAGTTTGAGGGTCGTCGCAAAGGAGGTTTTGCATTAACCTATTCCACGCTGGCCTCCATTGTAAAATATCCCTTTTCATCGAGTTTAGCCGGAGATAAATCGAAGTTTGGTTTCTTCGTTTCCGAGGAAGAAGCTTTTCAACGCATCGCTGCCGAACTTGGCATTCATCTACTAAAGGAGCATCCGCTAAAATATACCCGTTACCCGCTTGTATATCTGGTAGAGGCTGCTGATGATATATGTTATCAAATGATGGACATTGAAGATGCTCATAAACTAAAAATACTAACAACTGAAGAAACAAAGGACTTGCTCATGTCTTACTTTGACGAAAGTAAACAAGAACATATTCACAAAACGTTTGCCATTGTAAGTGACAGGAACGAGCAAATTGCTTATCTGCGTTCTTCCGTCATCGGACTACTTATTAAGGAGTGTACAAGAGTCTTTGTAGAAAATGAAGTGCCTATTTTTAACGGAACTTTTAAGGGATCTCTCATTAAAAACATCTCAACGCTTCCGGCTGAAGCCTACAGAAGATGCACTGACGTTTCGTTCGATAAGATTTACCGTTCACGCGATGTAGTAGATATTGAGTTAGCCGGATTTCAGGTTATAAGTACTTTACTCGATTTAATGATTAATGCGGTTATATCACCTGAAAAAGCTTATTCCAAACTTCTCATCGACCGGGTGTCGGGGCAATACAACATAAAAGCGCCTGCACTCTTCGAAAGAATACAGGCGGTATTGGATTATGTGTCGGGCATGACGGATGTCTTTGCTCTCGACTTATATAGAAAAATTAATGGCAATAGCCTTCCGGCTGTATAA
- a CDS encoding GNAT family N-acetyltransferase yields the protein MEDIIAPVSKELLKAELTEDKRLRVTNKSNNQIYIITHQDSPHTMREIGRLREIAFRAAGGGSGLSMDIDEYDTMENAYKQLIVWNPEAEEILGGYRYIRGTDVVIDDKGHPVLATSHMFNFSDKFLKKYLPTTIELGRSFVTLEYQSTRAGSKGLFALDNLWDGLGALTVVMPEVKYFFGKVTMYPSFHRQGRDMILYFLKKHFADKEGLITPMKPLEIEADEKELAHLFSKKAFKDDYKILNAEVRKLGYNIPPLVNAYMSLSPTMRMFGTAINYGFGDVEETGILIAVDEILEDKRMRHIQSFIENDPQDCKLTSGANKIFYTPN from the coding sequence ATGGAAGATATTATAGCACCGGTAAGCAAAGAATTACTTAAAGCGGAATTGACGGAAGATAAGCGGCTACGTGTGACTAATAAGAGTAATAATCAGATTTATATTATTACTCATCAAGACTCGCCTCATACCATGAGAGAGATCGGACGTTTACGCGAGATTGCTTTTCGGGCAGCTGGTGGAGGTTCCGGACTTTCAATGGACATTGATGAGTATGATACGATGGAGAATGCTTATAAGCAATTGATTGTATGGAACCCTGAAGCAGAAGAAATATTGGGAGGTTATCGATATATTCGCGGTACAGATGTTGTTATTGATGATAAAGGACATCCGGTTTTAGCTACTTCCCACATGTTCAACTTCTCGGATAAGTTCTTGAAAAAGTACCTTCCTACCACCATTGAATTAGGGCGATCTTTCGTTACCCTTGAATATCAGTCTACCCGTGCCGGAAGTAAAGGTTTGTTTGCTTTAGATAATTTATGGGATGGACTGGGCGCACTCACCGTAGTAATGCCCGAAGTGAAATACTTCTTTGGTAAAGTAACCATGTACCCCAGCTTTCATCGCCAGGGACGTGATATGATTCTCTATTTTTTGAAAAAACATTTTGCCGACAAAGAAGGTCTTATCACTCCGATGAAGCCGCTTGAAATTGAGGCGGATGAAAAAGAATTAGCCCACCTCTTTAGCAAGAAAGCTTTTAAAGACGATTATAAAATATTGAATGCTGAAGTTCGTAAGTTGGGATACAATATTCCTCCCCTGGTAAATGCATACATGAGCCTCAGCCCAACAATGAGAATGTTTGGTACTGCTATTAATTATGGGTTTGGAGACGTAGAAGAAACAGGCATTTTGATTGCTGTTGATGAGATTTTGGAAGACAAGCGGATGCGTCACATCCAGTCGTTTATAGAAAATGATCCTCAGGATTGCAAGTTAACATCCGGAGCCAATAAGATTTTTTATACTCCGAATTGA
- a CDS encoding 1-acyl-sn-glycerol-3-phosphate acyltransferase, with amino-acid sequence MTDNSLFLIDIEKILREKASKYYKYIPAFLISYLKRIAHQEELNVFLYESRDKLGVDFLEACMGFLDIKVEVKGEENLPKDGLYTFVSNHPLGGQDGVALGYVLGRYYEGKVKYLVNDLLMNLRGLAPLCIPINKTGKQSRDFPLMVEAGFRSENQLIMFPAGICSRRKRGVIRDLQWTKTFIVKSIQTQRDVVPINFNGRNSDFFYNLANFSKALGIKFNIAMLYLADEMFKNRHKTFTITIGKPIPWQTFDKSKTPAQWAEYVKNIVYKL; translated from the coding sequence ATGACTGATAACTCTTTATTCTTAATTGATATTGAAAAAATACTTCGAGAGAAAGCTTCGAAATATTATAAGTATATACCCGCATTTTTAATTTCCTACCTGAAGAGAATCGCTCATCAGGAAGAACTCAATGTCTTTTTGTATGAGTCGAGAGATAAATTGGGCGTTGATTTTCTGGAAGCATGTATGGGCTTTCTGGATATAAAGGTAGAGGTGAAAGGAGAAGAAAATTTACCTAAAGACGGACTCTATACGTTTGTCTCTAACCATCCGCTCGGTGGGCAGGATGGGGTAGCACTCGGATACGTTTTGGGCCGTTACTATGAAGGGAAGGTGAAGTATCTTGTGAATGATTTACTAATGAATCTGCGTGGGCTGGCTCCGCTTTGCATTCCCATAAATAAGACAGGCAAACAAAGCAGAGACTTTCCTTTAATGGTTGAAGCCGGATTTCGCTCTGAGAATCAGCTGATTATGTTTCCTGCCGGAATTTGTTCGAGAAGAAAGAGAGGGGTGATACGAGACTTGCAATGGACCAAAACCTTTATCGTTAAAAGCATACAAACTCAAAGAGATGTAGTGCCTATTAATTTTAATGGACGAAATTCTGATTTTTTTTATAACTTAGCCAATTTTTCCAAGGCATTGGGCATTAAGTTTAATATTGCAATGCTTTATTTGGCGGATGAAATGTTTAAGAATCGTCATAAAACATTTACCATTACTATAGGTAAACCTATTCCTTGGCAAACGTTCGATAAATCTAAAACTCCTGCTCAATGGGCAGAATATGTTAAAAATATTGTTTATAAACTCTAA
- a CDS encoding HU family DNA-binding protein produces MPINYVVRKKVDKSKDTVKELYYATTKALQKQPVNSIQIANELAERSSLQNGDALSALIQLSDIIATHLREGRTVSINGLGNFYPTISSEGVEKPEDCTASKVRVARICFKSAPAFLKNVRKTHFVSAQLGYGWSSGVTKRKSNNKKNNESLESEEITAEHRD; encoded by the coding sequence ATGCCAATTAACTATGTAGTACGAAAAAAAGTAGATAAGAGCAAAGACACAGTAAAAGAGCTTTATTATGCTACGACAAAAGCCTTGCAAAAGCAACCGGTAAATAGTATACAAATTGCCAACGAGCTGGCCGAAAGGAGTTCGCTACAGAATGGAGATGCCCTATCAGCACTCATACAGCTGTCGGACATCATCGCAACACACTTGCGCGAAGGACGTACCGTAAGCATCAACGGGTTAGGTAATTTTTATCCTACCATCAGCAGCGAAGGAGTAGAGAAACCCGAAGATTGCACAGCCAGTAAAGTGCGGGTAGCGCGCATTTGTTTCAAATCGGCTCCTGCTTTCTTAAAAAACGTAAGAAAGACCCACTTTGTAAGCGCGCAATTAGGTTATGGATGGTCTTCGGGAGTAACCAAGCGGAAAAGCAACAACAAAAAAAACAATGAAAGCCTGGAATCAGAAGAAATAACAGCAGAGCATAGAGACTGA
- the mraZ gene encoding division/cell wall cluster transcriptional repressor MraZ, which yields MIRFLGNIEAKADTKGRLFIPVQFRRQLQSASEEKLIMRKDVFQDCLVLYPESVWNEELSELRLRLNKWNSDHQNIFRQFVSDVEVITPDGNGRILLPKRYLQMAGIRTDVRFIGIDNKIEIWAKEKTEHPFMSAEEFGNALEEIMKSDE from the coding sequence ATGATACGTTTTTTAGGCAATATCGAAGCTAAAGCGGATACGAAAGGCAGGCTTTTCATTCCGGTTCAATTCAGAAGGCAATTACAATCAGCTTCCGAAGAAAAACTTATTATGCGCAAAGACGTGTTTCAGGATTGCCTGGTACTTTATCCCGAAAGCGTATGGAATGAGGAACTGAGTGAACTACGCCTGAGATTAAACAAATGGAATTCTGATCACCAAAATATCTTCCGCCAATTCGTAAGCGATGTGGAAGTTATCACCCCCGACGGAAACGGACGCATATTGCTCCCTAAAAGATACCTCCAAATGGCAGGCATCCGAACAGACGTACGTTTTATCGGGATAGACAACAAAATAGAAATCTGGGCAAAAGAGAAAACCGAACATCCTTTCATGTCGGCAGAAGAGTTTGGTAATGCGCTGGAAGAAATAATGAAAAGCGATGAATAA
- the rsmH gene encoding 16S rRNA (cytosine(1402)-N(4))-methyltransferase RsmH: MANEETTYHTPVLLKESIDGMNVCPEGTYVDVTFGGGGHSREILARLGEKGKLLGFDQDADAERNIVDDNRFIFVRSNFRYLHNFLRYHNIEKVDAILADLGVSSHHFDDSERGFSFRFNGTLDMRMNKRSGITAAEVVNTYEEERLANILYLYGELKNSRKLASVIVKARAEKKTETIEDFLEVIKPLFGREREKKELAKVFQALRIEVNQEMEALKEMLMAATEVLKPGGRLVVITYHSLEDRMVKNIMRAGNTEGKAEQDFFGNLQTPFKLINNKVIVPNEEEIERNPRSRSAKLRIAEKK; encoded by the coding sequence ATGGCGAACGAAGAAACGACCTATCACACCCCCGTTTTACTGAAAGAGAGTATAGACGGAATGAATGTTTGCCCCGAAGGAACTTACGTAGATGTAACCTTTGGCGGTGGCGGGCACTCGCGTGAGATATTGGCCCGCTTAGGTGAAAAGGGTAAATTACTTGGTTTTGATCAAGATGCAGATGCGGAGCGTAACATAGTAGATGATAATCGATTTATTTTTGTACGTAGTAACTTTCGCTATTTGCACAATTTCCTGCGCTATCATAACATAGAGAAAGTGGATGCTATCCTGGCCGACCTTGGTGTGTCTTCACACCACTTTGACGATAGCGAACGCGGATTTTCTTTTCGCTTTAATGGTACGCTGGATATGAGAATGAACAAAAGATCGGGCATCACAGCGGCCGAGGTAGTTAATACATACGAAGAAGAACGATTGGCAAACATTTTATATCTGTATGGCGAACTCAAGAATAGCCGTAAGTTAGCTTCTGTCATCGTGAAAGCCCGCGCCGAAAAGAAAACAGAAACAATTGAAGATTTCCTGGAAGTGATAAAACCTTTATTTGGACGAGAAAGAGAAAAGAAAGAACTCGCCAAAGTTTTTCAGGCCCTGCGTATAGAAGTTAATCAGGAAATGGAAGCTCTAAAGGAAATGCTCATGGCGGCTACCGAAGTGCTAAAGCCGGGAGGCAGATTGGTGGTTATTACTTATCACTCGCTCGAAGATCGTATGGTAAAGAATATAATGAGAGCAGGAAATACAGAAGGGAAAGCAGAACAAGATTTCTTCGGGAATCTTCAAACGCCTTTTAAACTGATAAATAATAAGGTCATCGTGCCCAATGAAGAGGAAATAGAACGTAATCCACGTTCGAGGAGTGCAAAGCTAAGAATAGCAGAGAAAAAATAA
- a CDS encoding FtsL-like putative cell division protein: MKENIEKKKKKGTSWKSILGGDILATDFFRRQTKLLVLIMIFIIFYIHNRYASQQQQIEIDKLKKVLVDIKYDALIRNSELMEKSRQSRIEEYISTKGSELQTSTTPPYLIKKD; encoded by the coding sequence ATGAAAGAGAATATAGAAAAAAAGAAAAAAAAAGGTACTTCCTGGAAAAGTATTTTAGGTGGCGACATCTTAGCTACGGACTTCTTCCGTCGCCAAACAAAGCTTTTGGTACTAATCATGATTTTTATCATTTTCTATATCCACAATAGATATGCCAGCCAACAGCAGCAAATAGAAATTGACAAGCTAAAAAAAGTGCTTGTCGATATAAAATACGATGCCCTGATACGTAATTCGGAATTAATGGAGAAAAGCCGGCAATCGCGCATTGAGGAGTATATTTCAACAAAAGGAAGCGAATTGCAAACGTCAACAACCCCCCCCTATTTAATCAAAAAAGACTAA
- a CDS encoding penicillin-binding protein, which translates to MTRYFFVILLIGLAGVAIVFKAGITMFAERQYWQDVANRFVKENVTVKPNRGNIISADGKLMASSLPEYRIYMDFKAGGEKKDTMLMNHLSEICEGLHKIFPDKSATEFKHYLQKGRKQGSRNYLIYPKRISYIQYKEAKRLPVFSLNKYKGGFHEQAYNRRKKPFGSLATRTLGDLYPDTAQGAKNGIELAFDSVLRGKNGIMHRQKVMNKYLNIVDIPPVDGCDVITTIDVDMQDICEKALVDKLKEINASVGVAVLMEVSTGDVKAIVNMTKCSDGEYREIRNNAISDMLEPGSTFKTASFMVALEDGMITPEDGVDTGDGVKPMYGRLMKDWNWHHGGYHYLTVPEILMVSSNIGVSTLIDKHYSNNPKKFVDGLKRIGIDRPLHLQIPGEGDPNIRGPKERYFSKTTLPWMSIGYETQVPPINILAFYNAIANNGVMIRPKFVKAITKNGDTLQDVPTTVINPSICSKRTLKQIKDILRRVVGEGLAKAAGSKQFHVSGKTGTAQISQGTGGYKTGTTNYLVSFCGYFPSEAPQYSCIVSIQKPGLPASGGLMAGSVFSKIAERVYAKNLVLDIKSAIDTNAVVIPEVKAGEINETKYVLDALKIQSQEQFTPSTAKEIWGNAYAASMVVVLQKRNVTRNMVPSVIGMGAKDAVFLLESRGMKVKLDGIGRVASQSIPQGTLIRKGETVTIILK; encoded by the coding sequence ATGACCCGGTACTTCTTCGTCATCCTTCTCATAGGACTTGCCGGAGTAGCTATAGTTTTCAAAGCCGGCATTACCATGTTTGCCGAAAGGCAATACTGGCAGGATGTTGCTAACCGATTCGTGAAAGAGAATGTAACGGTAAAGCCAAATAGGGGAAACATAATCTCGGCCGACGGGAAATTAATGGCAAGTTCATTGCCTGAATATCGCATTTATATGGACTTCAAGGCCGGAGGAGAGAAGAAAGACACCATGTTGATGAATCATTTGAGTGAGATATGCGAAGGACTTCATAAAATATTCCCGGACAAAAGCGCTACAGAATTTAAACATTACTTGCAAAAAGGGCGAAAACAAGGCAGTCGGAATTACCTGATTTATCCAAAACGAATATCCTACATACAATACAAAGAAGCCAAACGACTTCCTGTATTTTCTCTAAATAAATACAAAGGCGGATTTCACGAACAAGCCTACAATCGCAGAAAGAAACCTTTTGGGTCATTAGCTACACGAACGCTTGGCGACCTGTATCCCGATACGGCACAAGGTGCTAAGAACGGGATAGAACTAGCTTTCGACAGTGTTTTGAGAGGAAAAAACGGAATTATGCATCGCCAAAAGGTGATGAATAAATATCTTAATATCGTAGACATACCGCCTGTCGATGGTTGTGATGTTATCACCACCATTGACGTGGATATGCAAGACATCTGCGAAAAAGCGCTGGTAGACAAGTTGAAAGAGATTAATGCCAGTGTAGGAGTAGCCGTCCTGATGGAAGTATCTACCGGAGATGTGAAAGCTATTGTTAACATGACCAAATGCAGCGACGGAGAATACAGAGAGATAAGAAACAACGCTATTAGCGATATGCTTGAACCCGGGTCAACCTTCAAGACAGCTTCTTTTATGGTAGCTCTCGAAGATGGAATGATTACCCCCGAAGATGGCGTGGATACAGGTGATGGTGTAAAACCAATGTACGGCCGACTAATGAAAGACTGGAATTGGCATCACGGAGGATACCACTACCTCACTGTTCCTGAAATATTAATGGTTTCTTCAAACATTGGCGTATCAACTCTTATAGACAAGCATTATAGCAACAATCCTAAAAAATTTGTGGACGGACTAAAACGAATAGGCATAGACCGCCCTCTACACTTGCAAATACCCGGAGAAGGAGACCCGAATATACGCGGTCCTAAAGAACGCTATTTCTCAAAAACAACTTTACCATGGATGAGCATCGGATATGAAACCCAGGTGCCACCTATTAATATTTTAGCTTTCTACAACGCCATAGCAAATAATGGAGTAATGATACGCCCCAAATTTGTAAAAGCAATTACTAAGAACGGCGATACATTGCAAGATGTCCCGACAACAGTGATAAATCCTTCTATTTGCTCTAAGCGTACCTTAAAACAAATAAAAGATATACTCCGCCGAGTAGTAGGAGAAGGATTGGCCAAAGCAGCAGGTTCCAAGCAATTTCATGTCTCGGGGAAAACCGGAACCGCTCAAATATCACAGGGCACAGGAGGATATAAAACCGGAACAACGAACTATTTAGTTAGCTTTTGCGGCTATTTTCCTTCGGAAGCACCCCAATACAGCTGCATTGTATCCATACAAAAACCGGGACTTCCCGCTTCAGGAGGACTTATGGCAGGAAGTGTATTCTCAAAAATAGCAGAAAGAGTCTATGCAAAGAATCTGGTACTTGATATAAAAAGTGCCATTGATACAAATGCAGTAGTAATACCTGAAGTAAAAGCAGGCGAAATAAATGAAACAAAATATGTATTGGATGCTTTAAAAATTCAGTCGCAGGAACAATTCACCCCTAGTACTGCAAAAGAAATATGGGGAAACGCCTATGCTGCTTCGATGGTGGTAGTCTTGCAAAAAAGAAATGTAACACGAAACATGGTTCCCAGCGTAATAGGAATGGGAGCTAAAGACGCCGTTTTTCTGCTAGAAAGTCGAGGTATGAAAGTAAAACTGGACGGCATCGGAAGAGTAGCCAGCCAGTCAATACCTCAAGGAACATTGATTAGGAAAGGAGAAACGGTAACCATAATACTAAAATGA
- a CDS encoding UDP-N-acetylmuramoyl-L-alanyl-D-glutamate--2,6-diaminopimelate ligase, whose translation MKLEELLKAVRIIQRIGTTNLEIEGVNIDSRLVKTGHLFMAMKGTQTDGHAYIPAAINNGAVAVLCEHLPEQQVEGIAYILIADSEDAVGKVATTFYGNPSSKLKLVGVTGTNGKTTIATLLYDTFRYFGYKTGLISTVCNYIDDKAVPTEHTTPDPITLNQLLGRMADEGCKYAFMEVSSHSIDQKRISGLTFAGGIFTNLTRDHLDYHKTVENYLKAKKKFFDDMPKGAFSLTNLDDKNGLVMTQNTRSKVYTYSLRSLSDFKGRVIESHFEGMLLEFNRKELAVQFIGRFNASNLLAVFGAAVLLGKKEEDVLVALSTLHPVAGRFDSIRSSKGYTAIVDYAHTPDALVNVLNAIHGILQGDGKVITVVGAGGNRDKGKRPIMAKEATRASDRVIITSDNPRFEEPQDIINDMMTGLDASDCKKTLIIADRKEAIRTACMLAQQGDVILVAGKGHENYQEIKGVKHHFDDKEIIKEIIENE comes from the coding sequence ATGAAACTGGAGGAGTTACTAAAAGCAGTTCGGATAATACAACGTATCGGAACAACAAACTTAGAAATAGAGGGAGTCAACATTGATTCCAGACTAGTGAAAACGGGGCATTTGTTCATGGCAATGAAAGGAACGCAAACAGACGGCCATGCATATATCCCTGCCGCAATAAATAATGGGGCAGTAGCGGTACTTTGCGAACATCTACCCGAACAACAGGTCGAAGGAATTGCCTACATTTTGATAGCAGACAGCGAAGATGCGGTAGGAAAAGTAGCAACTACTTTTTACGGTAATCCCAGCTCAAAGCTAAAGCTTGTAGGAGTGACAGGTACAAATGGGAAAACAACAATTGCTACCTTATTATATGATACATTCCGCTACTTCGGTTATAAAACAGGATTAATCTCAACGGTATGCAACTACATTGACGATAAAGCTGTCCCCACTGAACATACTACGCCCGACCCCATCACACTAAATCAGCTGCTTGGACGTATGGCAGATGAAGGTTGCAAATATGCATTCATGGAAGTTAGTTCTCATTCAATAGACCAGAAACGAATCAGTGGATTAACTTTTGCCGGAGGTATATTTACCAATCTAACCCGCGACCATCTGGATTATCACAAAACAGTCGAAAATTATCTAAAAGCTAAAAAGAAGTTTTTCGACGATATGCCGAAAGGAGCTTTTAGCTTAACCAACTTAGACGATAAAAACGGACTGGTCATGACACAAAATACCCGATCGAAGGTATATACCTACTCTTTAAGAAGCCTCAGCGACTTTAAAGGACGGGTAATAGAATCTCATTTTGAAGGCATGCTACTCGAATTCAATAGAAAAGAGCTGGCCGTACAGTTTATCGGGCGATTCAATGCTTCAAACTTATTAGCTGTTTTTGGCGCGGCTGTATTGTTAGGAAAGAAAGAAGAGGATGTACTGGTAGCACTAAGTACTTTGCATCCCGTTGCCGGACGCTTCGATTCAATTCGTTCATCTAAAGGCTATACGGCTATTGTAGATTATGCACACACACCAGATGCATTAGTAAATGTATTAAATGCTATTCACGGCATACTTCAGGGTGACGGAAAAGTTATCACTGTTGTAGGCGCAGGTGGAAATAGAGATAAAGGCAAACGGCCTATTATGGCAAAAGAAGCAACTCGGGCCAGCGACCGTGTTATCATCACATCCGATAACCCACGGTTTGAAGAGCCACAAGATATCATTAACGACATGATGACCGGATTGGATGCCAGTGACTGCAAAAAGACACTTATAATAGCAGATAGGAAAGAAGCAATTCGCACGGCCTGCATGCTTGCCCAACAAGGAGATGTAATACTCGTTGCCGGAAAAGGGCACGAAAATTATCAAGAGATAAAGGGAGTTAAGCACCACTTTGACGATAAAGAAATTATAAAAGAAATAATTGAGAATGAATAG
- the mraY gene encoding phospho-N-acetylmuramoyl-pentapeptide-transferase: MLYYLFEWLHKYDFPGARMFGYVSFRALMAIILALLISSIFGNKFIDLLKRKQIVETQRDASIDPFGVNKVGVPSMGGVIIIVAILIPCLLLGKLHNIYMILMLITTVWLGSLGFADDYIKIFKKDKEGLHGKFKVIGQVGLGLIVGLTLYFSTDVVIRENFEVQKPGNEIEVIHATKNIKSTQTTIPFFKSNNLDYADLVSFMGKYAQAAGWILFVIITIFVVTAVSNGANLNDGMDGMAAGNSAIIGLTLGILAYVSSHIEYAGYLNIMYIPGSEELVIYICAFIGALIGFLWYNAYPAQVFMGDTGSLTIGGIIAVFAIIIHKELLIPILCGVFLVENLSVILQVNYFKRGKKKGIRQRIFKRTPIHDHFRTAMSQLDPGCTYRFTKPNNLLHESKITIRFWIVTIVLAAITIITLKIR, encoded by the coding sequence ATGTTATACTATTTATTTGAATGGCTTCATAAATATGATTTCCCCGGGGCAAGAATGTTCGGCTATGTTTCCTTCCGTGCATTAATGGCCATTATTCTGGCGTTGCTTATATCAAGTATTTTCGGAAATAAATTTATCGACCTGTTAAAGCGAAAACAGATTGTAGAGACTCAACGTGATGCCAGCATTGATCCATTCGGAGTCAACAAAGTGGGAGTACCCAGTATGGGGGGAGTCATTATCATAGTGGCTATTCTTATTCCATGCCTGTTACTAGGAAAATTGCACAACATTTATATGATCTTAATGCTAATTACAACCGTATGGCTTGGTTCACTAGGCTTTGCCGACGACTACATAAAGATATTCAAAAAAGATAAAGAAGGACTACATGGAAAATTCAAAGTCATCGGACAAGTTGGTTTAGGCCTGATTGTAGGACTAACGCTCTACTTCAGTACAGATGTTGTAATTAGAGAAAACTTTGAAGTTCAAAAGCCAGGTAACGAGATAGAAGTAATTCATGCTACAAAAAATATAAAATCAACGCAAACAACCATTCCTTTTTTCAAAAGTAACAACCTTGACTATGCAGATCTCGTATCATTCATGGGCAAATATGCACAGGCAGCCGGCTGGATACTTTTCGTAATCATCACGATCTTTGTAGTTACAGCCGTATCTAACGGCGCTAACCTTAATGACGGAATGGATGGTATGGCAGCCGGAAATTCTGCAATTATCGGCTTAACACTCGGTATATTGGCTTATGTATCAAGCCATATAGAGTATGCGGGCTATCTTAATATTATGTACATACCCGGAAGCGAAGAATTAGTTATATATATATGCGCCTTTATCGGAGCACTCATCGGCTTTTTATGGTACAATGCCTACCCCGCTCAGGTTTTTATGGGCGATACCGGAAGCCTTACCATTGGAGGTATTATTGCCGTTTTCGCTATTATTATTCACAAAGAATTACTTATTCCTATTCTTTGCGGCGTTTTTTTGGTAGAAAATCTGTCCGTCATTCTTCAAGTAAACTATTTCAAGCGTGGAAAGAAGAAAGGAATCAGACAGCGCATATTTAAACGTACACCAATCCATGACCACTTCAGAACAGCAATGTCTCAACTGGACCCCGGCTGTACCTACAGATTTACTAAGCCAAACAATTTGCTCCACGAATCAAAAATAACCATTCGGTTCTGGATCGTAACCATTGTATTGGCTGCTATAACAATTATTACTTTAAAAATAAGATAA